CTGACAATCCCCAGGCTCATGAGCTTTCGCTGCACACTGTTGCAGTCTTCAGGTACCCCTCACTTGAAACCGCGATCCTAGCGACACAAAAGTTTATACACTAACTCGGGCAGTTATGAGGATCGGTTGAGTATGCACCGACAGAGTAGGCGATTCATCCATGCCCATTTGTGTCAAGATTCCTTTGCTGACCATTCCTTCAGAGGCCGATGAAGCCTACGTTATTGGCAAGCGTGGACAGTATACCCCTGTTGGCGCATACCtcgctggtgatgagattATCAAAATCGCTGTCGAGCACGGCGTGCAGATGATTCACCCTGGTATGGATATCTCATTCTCGGCATCCGGGATTCATAGCGCTAACTAACAACCCAGGTTACGGTTTCCTCTCCGAGAACGCTGAGTTTGCCCGCAGcgtcgagaaggctggccTCATCGTGAGTCTAAAGTACCCCCCACCACTCCCGCTCCGTCCGTGCACTAACCCCGGACCAGTTTGTCGGCCCCTCCCCCGATGTGATTGATTCTCTTGGTGACAAGGTTTCTGCCCGAAAGCTTGCCAATGCCGCCAATGTACCTGTCGTCCCCGGTACCCAGGGTGCTGTTGAGAGATAcgaggaggtcaaggacttCACCGACAAGTATGGTTTccctatcatcatcaaggctgcCTTCGGTGGTGGCGGTCGTGGTATGCGAGTAGTCCGCGAGCAGGAGAGTCTTAAGGAGTCCTTTGAGCGTGCCACCTCTGAGGCAAAGACTGCTTTCGGTAACGGAACTGTCTTCGTTGAGCGTTTCCTTGACAAGCCCAAGCACATCgaggttcagcttcttggtgataaCCACGGCAACATTGTCCACCTGTACGAGCGTGACTGCTCCGTTCAGCGACGACACCAGAAGGTCGTTGAGATCGCCCCTGCTAAGGATCTCCCCGCCGAGGTCCGCGACAACATTCTCGCTGATGCTGTGAGACTGGCCAAGACCGCTGGTTACCGCAATGCCGGTACTGCTGAGTTCCTGGTTGACCAGCAGAACCGCTACTACTTTATCGAGATCAACCCTCGTATTCAAGTTGAGCACACCATCACTGAAGAGATCACTGGTATCGATATCGTTGCCGCCCAGATTCAGATCGCTGCTGGCGCCACATTGAACCAGCTTGGCCTCACCCAAGATCGCATCTCGACCCGTGGTTTTGCTATCCAGTGCCGTATCACAACTGAGGACCCTGCCAAGGGATTCTCGCCTGACACTGGAAAGATCGAGGTTTACCGATCATCTGGCGGTAACGGTGTCCGCCTGGACACTGGTAACGGTTTCGCCGGTGCTGTTATCACCCCCCACTACGACTCTATGCTTACAAAGTGTACCTGTCACGGTTCTACATACGAAATCGCTCGTAGAAAGGTTCTCCGAGCCTTGATCGAGTTCCGTATTCGAGGAGTCCGAACAAACATTCCTTTCCTGGCCTCCCTCCTCACTCACCCTACCTTTATTGATGGAAACTGCTGGACCACTTTCATCGACGATACCCCTCAACTCTTTGATCTTATTGGCAGCCAGAACCGCGCCCAGAAGCTGCTTGCCTACCTCGGTGACGTTGCCGTCAACGGTAGCAGCATCAAGGGTCAAATCGGCGagcccaagttcaagggTGAAATCCAAGTTCCTGAGCTTATCAACTCTGCCGGAGAGAAGATTGATACCTCCACGCCCTGCACCAAGGGATGGCGAAACATCATTCTCGAACAGGGACCCAAGGCTTTCGCGAAGGCTGTCCGCGAGTACAAGGGTACTCTGCTCATGGACACGACTTGGAGAGACGCCCATCAGTCACTTCTGGCTACTCGTGTTCGTACTGTCGACTTGCTCGGTATTGCCAAGGAAACTAGCCATGCGCTCTCCAACCTGTACTCCCTTGAGTGCTGGGGTGGTGCCACCTTTGATGTTGCTATGCGATTCCTCTACGAGGACCCCTGGGACCGACTCCGAAAGATGCGAAAACTTGTTCCCAACATTCCTTTCCAGATGCTTCTCCGTGGTGCTAACGGTGTTGCTTATTCCTCTCTGCCTGATAACGCTATCGATCACTTCGTcgaccaggccaagaagaacggtGTCGATATCTTCCGTGTCTTTGATGCCCTGAACGATATCAACCAACTCGAGGTTGGAATCAAAGCTGTTCAAAAGGCTGGCGGAGTTGCCGAGGGAACGATTTCCTACTCGGGTGATAGTACAGTAACCTGTTCCCCATCGTGATGTTGACCGACTGACCATCCTTATAGTGCTTCGTCCTGGCAAGAAATACAATCTGGAGTACTACCTCGACCTTGCCGATAAGCTGGTCGCCCTTGACATCGATATCTTGGGTATCAAGGATATGGCTGGTGTGCTCAAGCCACATGCGGCTACACTTCTGATCGGATCAATCCGAAAGAAGTACCCTGACCTTCCCATCCACGTGCATACACACGACTCTGCCGGTACTGGTGTGGCTTCGATGGTCGCTTGCGCCAAGGCGGGCGCCGATGCTGTCGATGCTGCCACCGACAGCCTGTCTGGCATGACTTCGCAGCCCAGtatcaacgccatcattGCTTCCCTTGAGGGCAGCGAGTGTGACCCTGGTCTGGACCCCAAGCTTGTTCGATCACTTGACGTCTACTGGCAGCAACTTCGTCTGCTTTACTCTCCCTTCGAGGCCCATCTGGCTGGCCCCGACCCCGAGGTTTACGAGCATGAGATCCCTGGCGGTCAGTTGACCAACATGATGTTCCAAGCTTCCCAGCTAGGCCTCGGATCCCAGTGGcttgagaccaagaaggccTACGAGCATGCCAACGAGCTTCTCGGTGACATTGTCAAGGTCACTCCTACATCCAAGGTTGTCGGTGATCTTGCCCAGTTCATGGTCTCCAACGGACTCTCCCCCGAGGATGTGAAGGCCAAGGCCTCTCAACTAGATTTCCCCGGCTCCGTGTTGGAGTTCCTTGAGGGTCTGATGGGTCAGCCTTACGGCGGATTCCCTGAGCCTCTACGAACTGATGCCCTTCGCGGCCGTCGCAAGCTCGATAAGAGACCTGGTCTTTTCCTCGACCCCGTCGACTTCGTCAAGACAAAGCGTGAGCTCGGCAAGAAATATGGTGCTCCAGTCACCGAATGCGATGTGGCGTCCTACGTCATGTACCCCAAGGTCTTTGAGGATTACAAGAAGTTCGTTCAGCAGTACGGTGACCTTTCCGTCCTACCTACTCGATACTTCCTATCTCGCCCTGAGATCGGCGAAGAGTTCAAcgttgagctcgagaagggcaaggtGTTGATTCTGAAGCTCCTTGCTGTCGGTCCTCTCTCCGAGAATACCGGCCAGCGTGAGGTCTTCTTCGAGATGAACGGAGAGGTTCGACAAGTCActgttgttgacaagaaggctgctgttgaaaaCATTAGCCGACCTAAGGCCGATGCTAACGACTCGAGCCAGGTCGGCGCGCCTATGTCTGGTGTCCTGGTTGAGCTCCGTGTCCACGAGGGCtctgaggtcaagaagggcgatCCCATCGCCATTCTTTCTgccatgaagatggagatgagcaTATCTGCTCCTCATAGTGGAAAGGTTTCAAACCTTCAAGTCCGTGAGGGTGATTCTGTTGATGGTTCCGATCTCGTGTGTCGAATCGAGAAGGCTTGAGGTGGTCGCGCAAGGAAATAAAAGACTGGGTTTAATGACACTTATGGATATCAGGCAGGAAGTACCCTAAAACTATAGGATTGGCACATTAAGATGGCCTATGAATAGTTCTTTGAAGAAACTTTGAATACAAGTATGAATCAACTCATTGACGATATGGTTACCATTAGGCTTCTACTAATCTTGCGAAGTTTTATCATAAGCTTGTAATACTTTGGGGAACTCTAGAATAATCCCTGCAAATTTAGAAAAGTTTAGTATAATCTCTTAATAAATATCATGATATAGGTGTAGTAAAGAGGTGGCATCTGGTAAGGTAGGAGAGGAAATTTGTTTAGTAGGTATCGAGGAGCACTAACTGAAAAGTGAAAGACTGAGTTACTATATGTCACAGAAATTTTGGGTCATcggcatcgacatcatcaagtcCTGTAGAATCTTGCTTATGAAGGTCGATTGTAGATTTGAGCTGAGTCTTGTAGTTTAGAGAAAGGGATACTGATGAGCCTCAGTAGTCTAACCGATTTTCACAGCCAGATATACAGAAGATGGACAATAATGTTTGTCTTAATAAAACAGTATAAAGTTAACCTCtttaataaatattataGTATAGATAATATCTCTAATTATATACAAAAATATTAGATATTAGTTATAAATAATAGAACTTATAAGACATATATCCTTATTTATACTATAGTCTATAGCTTATATATAGTAAAAACACTATTTTTATCCCGAGAGTAGGACTATTGTGGATTAAATATTGCATTCTTTAATCATAGCGTGAATATTAAGTATAGAGtcttgctttttttttttttttgcccTCAGTTAGTCACCTCCAGCAAAGAGCCACATGAGACCTACGACAGACTAGAGAACGTGTCAGAAATTGAGTCGTCCTCATTTATGCCCTCAGTCTATAGAACAGCTTTGTAAACCCGGACCAGGGCCGGATCTCGGACGCGATGGGGTATGCGGGGGTGGGTCTGAAGAAACGGCGGACAAAGCAAATGAGAACCAGGGGTCAACATTGCAGTCAAGGCGAATGACATCAATCCTGAAGAATAGCTTTTCGAGCGTCTCCTTAGATTCCTGATATACTACTATGCATGACCTGGGATGGAAAGTAGTCTGCGTGGCAGAGCCCTAATGCATAAAGTTCGGAGGACTCTCGGGGTTTTTAGTAGCTAATCCCCAGATCGACAATAGGGGCGCTTCGAGGATGAGTATGAAATAGATGTCAGCTCCACCCTGTACCAACCCTATAGCAGCATAGAGAATCTAGCCAATTTGCCGTATGGATGGGAAAGTCGGGATTGTACTCCGGATTAGAGATTGAAGATACTTGCTGAATCTGGGTATTGATGATATGCACTGATGCTTGAGACGAATCTTAGATATGGATTCTGCCTGAACCATATCTGTTAATATAACTTGCCGAAAAGTTTTACAACTCCTGATAACGACTCTGGCTTTTCTTATGATTATCATCTATATAGTTGATTGGTTGACTATGAAGCAGTTTCTAACATAGGCTCAGATAGGTCTACGTACAAGCTTGGAAGCTCACGCGTCGACAGTGCGGGGAATCCCACTCAACTATTTCTATGGAGGGGGTTGCATGCGTCAAAAGCTGTAAGTATCGACAGGGCCGATACCCCGGATGCTTGTTATATCTGAAGTTTGATCATGTGGCCCGAAATCGGATGGACTCGGATGGGAGTTGTCTGATGAATGATTATTGATAGTTGTGATTTAGCCAGGAGCCCAACACAGAATCCTGAGAAGAATGTCATTTAAAATGACGTAGATGAGAATGAGTGTACATGCAGACACTAAGGTACTGTTAAGATGAGGCGATCGGGCAGATGGACAGACTGGGCAGCCTAACGAGAGTTTCTAGTGACCAGAGGACGGCGAACCTGAAAAACAGGCTCCGTCGGTCCGTAGTTATGATAGCAGAGGctgattgttgatgatggcaatcCTCCCCATGTCCGGAGTGCACGGTGAAGGTTGATCCAATATTGGGCGACAATATTCGCCGCTTGATGGAATGCAACGCAACCATGAGAGGGCTAGGAAGGCCCCCGCTGGAACTTCTGGGTAAGTAAGGTAAAGACCGTCACCCACCATTTCAGTGTCTTCGGAGAACAGCGATGATCGGAACATCAATGTGATATGCTTTATCCGATCGATTCCGAGGCGGTGAGTATTACTTGTTTCTAATGGTTCTTTGtgtaaggtaccttacttTGGGTAGTTGGTTAGGTAGCTTTTCCCATTGTCAGACATGGCTTTCCGAGCTCGTGACTGTCGATGCCGGGAGATGAGTGAAAGTGTGGGGGAGGAGTAAACCCCAGACTCGGCTTATTGACACCTGTAATTTTGGGCATTTAGCCCCCCGCTACCCTCCACTACCGCTCGACAAGATCCCACTGCAGCCGGGGGTGACCGGCTATCTTATGCACGATAAAATGCAGTGCTGGAGCTCTGGACTTTTGGAAGCATGAACCTGACCAATCATGGACTGCGCTGTGGTAGTGGTGTTTTGCTGCACTAATTCTTATTTCTCAGCATAATCGAGAAGCTTCATTCTGATACTACTTGGGCAAAGTTGTCTTCGTTGTCATTCTTGGTAGAATG
This region of Fusarium verticillioides 7600 chromosome 3, whole genome shotgun sequence genomic DNA includes:
- a CDS encoding pyruvate carboxylase, whose protein sequence is MAGIAPVAPVAPQQPLTFNDVFEEEDIDEPKEANTVHHIRANSSIMHVKKILVANRGEIPIRIFRTAHELSLHTVAVFSYEDRLSMHRQKADEAYVIGKRGQYTPVGAYLAGDEIIKIAVEHGVQMIHPGYGFLSENAEFARSVEKAGLIFVGPSPDVIDSLGDKVSARKLANAANVPVVPGTQGAVERYEEVKDFTDKYGFPIIIKAAFGGGGRGMRVVREQESLKESFERATSEAKTAFGNGTVFVERFLDKPKHIEVQLLGDNHGNIVHLYERDCSVQRRHQKVVEIAPAKDLPAEVRDNILADAVRLAKTAGYRNAGTAEFLVDQQNRYYFIEINPRIQVEHTITEEITGIDIVAAQIQIAAGATLNQLGLTQDRISTRGFAIQCRITTEDPAKGFSPDTGKIEVYRSSGGNGVRLDTGNGFAGAVITPHYDSMLTKCTCHGSTYEIARRKVLRALIEFRIRGVRTNIPFLASLLTHPTFIDGNCWTTFIDDTPQLFDLIGSQNRAQKLLAYLGDVAVNGSSIKGQIGEPKFKGEIQVPELINSAGEKIDTSTPCTKGWRNIILEQGPKAFAKAVREYKGTLLMDTTWRDAHQSLLATRVRTVDLLGIAKETSHALSNLYSLECWGGATFDVAMRFLYEDPWDRLRKMRKLVPNIPFQMLLRGANGVAYSSLPDNAIDHFVDQAKKNGVDIFRVFDALNDINQLEVGIKAVQKAGGVAEGTISYSGDMLRPGKKYNLEYYLDLADKLVALDIDILGIKDMAGVLKPHAATLLIGSIRKKYPDLPIHVHTHDSAGTGVASMVACAKAGADAVDAATDSLSGMTSQPSINAIIASLEGSECDPGLDPKLVRSLDVYWQQLRLLYSPFEAHLAGPDPEVYEHEIPGGQLTNMMFQASQLGLGSQWLETKKAYEHANELLGDIVKVTPTSKVVGDLAQFMVSNGLSPEDVKAKASQLDFPGSVLEFLEGLMGQPYGGFPEPLRTDALRGRRKLDKRPGLFLDPVDFVKTKRELGKKYGAPVTECDVASYVMYPKVFEDYKKFVQQYGDLSVLPTRYFLSRPEIGEEFNVELEKGKVLILKLLAVGPLSENTGQREVFFEMNGEVRQVTVVDKKAAVENISRPKADANDSSQVGAPMSGVLVELRVHEGSEVKKGDPIAILSAMKMEMSISAPHSGKVSNLQVREGDSVDGSDLVCRIEKA